TGCGGAGATCCAGAGTGTTGATGATTGCAGCCGGACGAAGATCAAACGTTTCATTAATCAGCGTGATGATCTTATCATCACTGACCTTACCCGTCCCAAATGTTTCAACTGAAATGGAGACAGGACGCGCAACCCCAATCGCATAGGCGATCTGAATCTCACAGCGGTCAGCTAGGCCCGCTCCGACAACATTTTTGGCCACATAGCGCGCGGCATAAGCCCCGGACCGGTCAACCTTCGTAGGATCTTTTCCGGAAAACGCCCCGCCACCATGTCTAGCCATACCGCCATAGGTGTCAACGATAATTTTTCTGCCGGTAAGTCCTGCATCACCCTGAGGCCCGCCAATCACAAATCTGCCCGTCGGGTTGATATAATAACGGGTATTCTCATCCAACATTTCAGATGGAACCACTGGTCTTACGACATGTTCCAGAAGGTCATTTTTGATCTGCTCCTGGGAAACCTCAGGATGATGCTGGGTCGAAATTACAATCGTATCGATCCTTTTGGGTTTTCCGTCCTCGTATTCAACGGTAACCTGCGTTTTACCGTCAGGTCTTAAATAGTTCAGCACTTCCGCCTTACGGATTTCAGCTAGCCTGCGGGCCAGCTTATGCGCAAGATCAATCGGCACCGGCATGAATGTTTCGGTTTCGTTTGTCGCATAGCCAAACATCATCCCCTGGTCTCCTGCACCGATCTCACTGATATCTTCTTCGGATATTTTTGCCTCCAGTGCTTTGTTAACGCCTAAGGCAATATCACTGGACTGCTCTCCAATCGAGGTCAGCACCGCACATGTATCTGCGTCAAAGCCATACTTGGCTCTCGTATATCCAATCTGTCTGATGGTTTCCCTTACGACTCTTGGAATATCCACATAACAATGGGTGGTAATCTCGCCGCTTACCAGAACCAGCCCGGTTGTCACAGATGTTTCACAGGCAACTCTTGCTTCTCTGTCCTGACACAGGACGGCATCAAGAATTGCATCCGAAATTTGATCGCATATTTTGTCGGGATGTCCTTCGGTAACAGATTCTGAGGTAAATAATTTGTAACCCATCCAAAATCACTCCTTTGATCCAATACCTTTGTTCAAGGCAATCTCTTGCACCAACCTTCTGGCGACATCCAGCTTGCTCATTTTGGGCAGATCTATTTTTCTGCCATCGGGATAAAGAAAACTAACAATATTGGTATCTGTGCCAAAACCTGCGCCAGGTGCTGTGACATCATTGACTACAAGCATATCGGCCTTTTTGCGTTTCAACTTTTCCAGACCGTTTTCAATTACATTTTGGGTCTCGGCAGCAAAGCCAACCAAGTACTGGTGTTTCTTCCGAGCTCCCAAAGCTGACAGAATATCTGGATTCGGAACTAATTCTAAGATAACAGACTCTCCGTCTTTTTTGATCTTTTGCTCATTGCGGACTGCAGGTCGAAAATCAGCAACAGCAGCTGCTTTGACGACGATATCCTGTTCCGCATATCGTGTCATAACTTCCAGATACATCTCTTCCGCTGAAATAATCCGGACCGTTTCCACGCCGAACGGGGGCAGGATATCCGAGGGGCCGCTGACCAGGGTCACCTGTGCGCCTGCCTCAGCAAACGCCTCAGCAATTGCATAGCCCATGCGGCCTGAGCTGTAATTTCCAAGATATCTGACCGGATCAAGTTCCTCGCGGGTGCCGCCGGCCGTAACTAGCACTTTCCGGCCTTTCATGATTTCCCGGTTTAACATAAAATTCTGAAGGAAATCAATGATCTCCGCAGGCTCACTCATCCTGCCGTCGCCTTCTGTCCCGCAGGCTTGGTATCCTTTGGCTGGCCCGATCATATGAATACCCCGTTGCTGAAGAATCCCCAGATTCTGCTGCGTTGCAGGGTGATGATACATGGCATGATTCATCGCCGGAGCTACAAAGATTGGATTATTGACAGCCAGCAAGACGGTAGAAAGAAAATCATCAGCAAGACCGACAGCCATCTTCGCAATGATATTGGCTGTCGCCGGAGCGATTAAGGTGATGTCTGCCTTCTGGGCCAGAGAAATATGTTCAATGTTCCACATTTTAGGTTCCGTGAACATTTCCGTATAAACCGGCTGTCCTGATATGCTTCTAAATGTCAAAGGCGCAACGAGCTCTGTCGCTGATTTTGTCATCACGACAAAGACCTCTGCACCGCTTTTCACCAGTCTGCTGGCAATGTCGACCGCTTTGTAGGCAGCAATACTGCCTGTTACGCCCAGAAGCACACGTTTACCGCAAAGCATCTGACGTTACCTTATCAAAAAAGTCAGGATAGACTTTTCCGTCTGCAATCTCAAGCAAAGCCCTGCTAACAGGTTTTGTATCTTTAAATTCACTTGCATCCAAATTGTTCATGAGTACCCTGGCCCTTTTGGCAGCTGCCACCACTAGGGTATATTTACTGTCTGCCTGGGACATCAGAACATCCAAAGAAGGCTGCTTCATCGTTATTCCTCCTTCAAATTAGAGCGACTTTAAAATTATTACGGCTTTGAACTCACCCGGCATTTTTCTGCAATCATAATACTCTTAAGCTTTTCTACCGCAGTGCCAATTTCGTCGTTCTCAACAGCATAATCATAATCCTTCATATTTTTCATTTCCAGAACGGCTTGTGCTAGTCTGCGCTGCATGACCTCAGGTGTTTCCGTTCCTCTTCCATAAAGCCTTTCAGCGAGCTCTTCCAGGGAAGGCGGAACAATGAAAATAAACACACCATCCGGAAAAGCCTTTTTGACAATTTTTGCTCCCTGCATATCGATTTCCAGTAAGATGGTCTTGTTTCTCTTCAGGACACTTTCCACATGAAATCTTGGGGTTCCATACAGGTTTCCGCAAAACTCTGCCCATTCCAGAAACTCATTATTCTCAACCATTTTAAGAAATTGATCCCTGGAACGAAAATAGTATTCTTTTCCCTCTGTTTCTCCCGGTCTTGGTGCCCTGGTCGTTACAGAAATAGAATATTCCAGATCACCGCACTCGGCAAAAAGCCGCTTACACAGCGTTCCTTTTCCAACTCCTGCAGGACCTGAGACCACAATCAGCAGCCCTTTGTCTTCCATATTAATCAACCGGATCCTCACTACTGGATTCTTTGGCGGTCAGACGATGGGCAACCGTTTCAGGCTGAACAGCCGACAAAATTACGTGGTGGCTGTCACACATAATGACGGCACGCGTCCTTCGCCCATAGGTGGCATCGATGAGCATTCCTGTATCGCGCGCTTCCTGAATAATTCGCTTAATGGGTGCTGATTCCGGACTTACAATCGAGATAATTCTGTTAGCCGATACAATATTGCCAAATCCTATATTAATCAATTTGATATCCAATTCCTATACCTCCCATATTCAATACGCTGCATACCGCGTTATTGCTCTTTTTCATCGTGTTACTCAATATTCTGAACCTGTTCCCGGATTTTCTCCAGTTCACTTTTCCCTTGGACAACAATATGTGAAATTTCCAGATCATTCGCCTTAGATCCAATGGTATTAATCTCTCTATTCATTTCCTGAACCAGAAAATCAAGTTTCCGTCCAATCGGCTCATTGGTTGAAAAGGCTTTGGTAAATTGTTCAAAATGACTCCCGAGCCTGACCAGCTCTTCCTCAATAGAAGACCTGTCGGCAAAAATGGCAATTTCGGTAATCAGTCTAGCTTCATCCAGCGAAGTGTCCGCCAGAAGCGCCGCAAGCCTTTCCCTTAATTTTTCCTGATATTCCGCCACAACCTGCGGCGCTCTTACAGTTACTTGATCAACCATTCCGGAAAGGTCATCTAATTTTTTCAGCAAATCCTTGGCCAGTCTCTCCCCTTCAGTCCTACGCATTTGAATTAACTGGTTCAGCGCCTCCTGTAAAGCCATATTGAGATATGGCCACAAGGCTTCTGCATCCGTCTCTTCGTTTTCAACACTGAGTACTTCAGGGAACGAAACCAGACTAAAAAGATCGCTCTTATACGTGGTATTGAGCAAATTTGCCAATTCCTTCAGAGAATTATCATACGACAGCACTAAATCTTTGTCAACCTTAACTAATCTCTTTTTTTCTTCCGTTTCCTTGATATTCACGTAAATATCAACGCGGCCCCGCTGGACTTTTTCCTGCACGGCTTTACGAAAACGTTCCTCAATGATATTCAAGTTTCTTGGTAGTTTCACTAGGACTTCCAGGAAGCGATTGTTCACTGACTTCATTTCTACTGAAATCTGGACTCCGAGTCCCTGAGCTTCCCCTCTGCCAAAACCAGTCATACTATTTGCCAATTCCCTCAACTCCTTAACGACAATCATACCATTCTTTTACTCTGAAGGGCAAGAATACTATGCTTTGCTCCTTTTACATGCGTTTTAGAGTTATACAAGGTACCAGAAAAAAAATTGAGGAGACAAACAGCCCCTCAATTAAATCACGTTCTCAAACAATGGATTGTTTCATCCTGCTTAATAGCTCTATACTATTCTGGTCCTTATCCTTTCAATGGCCCTCTCCGTATTCTCCCTAGTATTGAAAGCCGTCAGCCGGAAGAATCCTTCCCCACTCGCACCGAAGCCGGCTCCGGGTGTTCCGATAACATTGGCTTCTTTCATCAGCTTGTCAAAGAATTCCCAGGACCCCATCTGTCCCGGTGTTTTTAGCCAGATATACGGTGCATTCACACCGCCGAAGACGGTATATCCCGCTTTTTCGAGACCAGCCCGGATAATTGCGGCATTATCCATATAATAATCAATGGTTTCTTTGACCTGTTGTTTCCCTGCCTCAGAAAATACGGCAGCAGTGGCAGCCTGGATCGGATAAGATACTCCATTGAATTTTGTGGTCTGCCTTCTAAGCCATAATTTATTCAGACTGTGCGCTTCTCCTTTGGAATCATAGACCATGACTTCCTTTGGAACGATGGTATATGCGCAGCGAGTCCCGGTAAAACCAGCCGTCTTGGAAAAACTCCTGAATTCCACGGCCACTTCGCGCGCACCTTCGATTTCAAAAATACTATGGGGAACACCGTCTTCCCGTATGAAAGCTTCGTACGCAGCATCAAATAAGATGATGGCCTTATGATCGCGTGCATAATCGACCCATTTCTTCAGTTCTTCAGCCGAAAGTGTCGTTCCAGTCGGATTATTCGGATAGCACAGGTAGATCATATCTGCTTTCGTGCTGGGAAGCGCCGGTTTCAGTCCATTTTCCTGATTACAGGGAAGATAAACGATTCCTTCAAACTGCCCTTTGTCGTTGTTATAAATACCGGTACGTCCAGCCATGACATTGCTGTCCACATAAACCGGATAAACCGGGTCTGTAACAGCCAGGATATTGCCCATGCCAAATATCTCCTGGAAATTGGCGGTGTCCGTCTTGGCCCCGTCACTGATAAACACTTCGTTAACTGCCAGGTCCACACCGCGGGGCTTGAAATCGTGCTCAATGATTTTTTCAATCAGGAACTCATATCCCTGTTCTGGGCCATATCCTCTAAAGGTTTTCTGCTGGCCCATTTCCTCGACAGCCTGATGCATTGCTTCGATGACGGCTGGCGGAAGCGGGCGGGTCACATCACCAATACCCATTTTTATTAAGTCACAGTCCGGGTTTTCCTGTCTGAATTGCTTTTCCCGGCGGGCTATTTCCGAAAAGAGATAGCTTCCAGGCAGTTTAAGATAATTTTCATTGACAAAAGCCATTCTATTCACTCTCCTGTAAATATGTAGTTATAATTCCCTGATGTAGTCTTTACTATAGTAGTCATTCAAGTATGATGATGTCTTATGATTCAAGCGTACTTCCGCGAAAAACACAGACTGCTGGACCCGTCATATGGACTTGCTGACCTTCCTGCCATTCAATCTTCAGGTCCCCCCCGGGCAAATGAACAATCACAGTTCTACCGGTTCTACCAGCCAGTACTGCTGCAACCACAGATGCGCAGGCTCCCGTTCCGCAGGCCAGCGTTGGGCCGACTCCGCGTTCCCACACCTTAACGGTTATTTCACCTGAATTGTCTACCTTGACAAACTCCACATTTGTTTTTCTCGGAAACAGCGGGTGTTTCTCGATCGCAGGACCCAGCGTTTCAAATGGAAGCAATTCCAAATCCTCGGTAAAAATAATACAATGCGGATTTCCCATCGATACCGCCGAAAAAATAACTTCTTGCCCGGCAACCTCAAGTTTTTGGTTAAGTGCAGTGTCCGTTCCGGCCAAAACAGGTATCTTAATGGGATCAAGACACGGCTCGCCCATGTTAACCGTAACATGGTGTACAGCTCCCCGGCAGATCTCCAGTTTGACATTCAGAACTCCAGCCAACGTTTCTATCTTAAGCGAATCTCTCTGAACGTAACCGGCTTCATAAACATATTTGGCAAAACAGCGTATGCCATTGCCGCACATCTCCGGTTCAGAACCGTCTGAATTAAATATCCTCATCCTTGCATCGGCTACATCGGAAGACAGAATCACAATAAGACCGTCACCGCCGACGCCGAATTGTCTGTGGCAAAGCTGGACAGCGGTTTCGGCATAATCCATACCCGTCGGAAAAAGAAAATGATCCAGGCAGATAAAATCGTTTCCCAGACCATGCATTTTCACAAAATCCATAAAGGGTTCTCCTCTCGCTGCCTTTTACAGAGTCTGTTCGAAAAATGACCAAATCGCAAAAACCCGTGGGCCGCGCCAGCCAAGTTTCTTTAAGAATACTATGAGAACAGCAAAGGGTCAATATT
This genomic stretch from Dehalobacter restrictus DSM 9455 harbors:
- the dapF gene encoding diaminopimelate epimerase, producing the protein MDFVKMHGLGNDFICLDHFLFPTGMDYAETAVQLCHRQFGVGGDGLIVILSSDVADARMRIFNSDGSEPEMCGNGIRCFAKYVYEAGYVQRDSLKIETLAGVLNVKLEICRGAVHHVTVNMGEPCLDPIKIPVLAGTDTALNQKLEVAGQEVIFSAVSMGNPHCIIFTEDLELLPFETLGPAIEKHPLFPRKTNVEFVKVDNSGEITVKVWERGVGPTLACGTGACASVVAAVLAGRTGRTVIVHLPGGDLKIEWQEGQQVHMTGPAVCVFRGSTLES
- a CDS encoding LL-diaminopimelate aminotransferase, producing MAFVNENYLKLPGSYLFSEIARREKQFRQENPDCDLIKMGIGDVTRPLPPAVIEAMHQAVEEMGQQKTFRGYGPEQGYEFLIEKIIEHDFKPRGVDLAVNEVFISDGAKTDTANFQEIFGMGNILAVTDPVYPVYVDSNVMAGRTGIYNNDKGQFEGIVYLPCNQENGLKPALPSTKADMIYLCYPNNPTGTTLSAEELKKWVDYARDHKAIILFDAAYEAFIREDGVPHSIFEIEGAREVAVEFRSFSKTAGFTGTRCAYTIVPKEVMVYDSKGEAHSLNKLWLRRQTTKFNGVSYPIQAATAAVFSEAGKQQVKETIDYYMDNAAIIRAGLEKAGYTVFGGVNAPYIWLKTPGQMGSWEFFDKLMKEANVIGTPGAGFGASGEGFFRLTAFNTRENTERAIERIRTRIV
- the rpoZ gene encoding DNA-directed RNA polymerase subunit omega — its product is MKQPSLDVLMSQADSKYTLVVAAAKRARVLMNNLDASEFKDTKPVSRALLEIADGKVYPDFFDKVTSDALR
- a CDS encoding YicC/YloC family endoribonuclease; this translates as MANSMTGFGRGEAQGLGVQISVEMKSVNNRFLEVLVKLPRNLNIIEERFRKAVQEKVQRGRVDIYVNIKETEEKKRLVKVDKDLVLSYDNSLKELANLLNTTYKSDLFSLVSFPEVLSVENEETDAEALWPYLNMALQEALNQLIQMRRTEGERLAKDLLKKLDDLSGMVDQVTVRAPQVVAEYQEKLRERLAALLADTSLDEARLITEIAIFADRSSIEEELVRLGSHFEQFTKAFSTNEPIGRKLDFLVQEMNREINTIGSKANDLEISHIVVQGKSELEKIREQVQNIE
- the remA gene encoding extracellular matrix/biofilm regulator RemA, whose amino-acid sequence is MDIKLINIGFGNIVSANRIISIVSPESAPIKRIIQEARDTGMLIDATYGRRTRAVIMCDSHHVILSAVQPETVAHRLTAKESSSEDPVD
- the gmk gene encoding guanylate kinase, whose amino-acid sequence is MEDKGLLIVVSGPAGVGKGTLCKRLFAECGDLEYSISVTTRAPRPGETEGKEYYFRSRDQFLKMVENNEFLEWAEFCGNLYGTPRFHVESVLKRNKTILLEIDMQGAKIVKKAFPDGVFIFIVPPSLEELAERLYGRGTETPEVMQRRLAQAVLEMKNMKDYDYAVENDEIGTAVEKLKSIMIAEKCRVSSKP
- the metK gene encoding methionine adenosyltransferase, which gives rise to MGYKLFTSESVTEGHPDKICDQISDAILDAVLCQDREARVACETSVTTGLVLVSGEITTHCYVDIPRVVRETIRQIGYTRAKYGFDADTCAVLTSIGEQSSDIALGVNKALEAKISEEDISEIGAGDQGMMFGYATNETETFMPVPIDLAHKLARRLAEIRKAEVLNYLRPDGKTQVTVEYEDGKPKRIDTIVISTQHHPEVSQEQIKNDLLEHVVRPVVPSEMLDENTRYYINPTGRFVIGGPQGDAGLTGRKIIVDTYGGMARHGGGAFSGKDPTKVDRSGAYAARYVAKNVVGAGLADRCEIQIAYAIGVARPVSISVETFGTGKVSDDKIITLINETFDLRPAAIINTLDLRRPIYRQTAAYGHFGRNDLDLPWEKLDKVEQLRKLAGR
- the coaBC gene encoding bifunctional phosphopantothenoylcysteine decarboxylase/phosphopantothenate--cysteine ligase CoaBC → MLCGKRVLLGVTGSIAAYKAVDIASRLVKSGAEVFVVMTKSATELVAPLTFRSISGQPVYTEMFTEPKMWNIEHISLAQKADITLIAPATANIIAKMAVGLADDFLSTVLLAVNNPIFVAPAMNHAMYHHPATQQNLGILQQRGIHMIGPAKGYQACGTEGDGRMSEPAEIIDFLQNFMLNREIMKGRKVLVTAGGTREELDPVRYLGNYSSGRMGYAIAEAFAEAGAQVTLVSGPSDILPPFGVETVRIISAEEMYLEVMTRYAEQDIVVKAAAVADFRPAVRNEQKIKKDGESVILELVPNPDILSALGARKKHQYLVGFAAETQNVIENGLEKLKRKKADMLVVNDVTAPGAGFGTDTNIVSFLYPDGRKIDLPKMSKLDVARRLVQEIALNKGIGSKE